GTCATTGAGGCAACAAAAGGCGGCGGTGCCATGATTCTTGATCATCAGCAGTCCATGATGCCTATCGGACTTTCTGACGACTGATTGATTGAGGGCGCGCGCTCGTTGGAGCGTGCGCCCAGATGTCGGCATTTTACTCCGAGAATGCATTTCGGAAAGCAAGAATGGCACCGTATCTGCTTGGTATTGAGACGCAGGGGTTGGGAGTTACCCCCCTTTACCGTTTGACGTGGCCGTCATCGCGGACAACTGGTCCTCTCGCAATTTTTCGTGCCCGTCCCGTAGCACTTCCCAATTTCGCGCTTCAGCTTGGCGCCGCCCCTCTTCGGGAAGCTCATGCTTGAGCCAGAAATTGAACCAATCCAGGGATCGCTCATAAACGGCCAGTCGGTGGGATGGCTGCCACTTAATGTGATATTCGTCGGGAAACACAAACATATCCACGGGCATGCGCGCTTGGCGCAAGGCGGTGTAGCTTTGCAGTGCGGAGAGAAGTTCGTCATCGGAACTGCTGAACAGAAGGGGGAAACGTACCTTGCGCGGATTCCGGGCCAACGAAACCTGGGACCAGAAGTCAGGATTGTCGTCGATGAGCTTTGGCCATCCTATCCGGTGCAGCATAGCGGTCGTTGCGGGGCCGAACACAATGTCTTGAATGGGGTCCCAGCAACAGGCGGAAACTGCGCCCGCTGCGAACAGATCGCTGTGTAGAGCCGCAAACTGGACCGTTGATGATCCATCGCTTAGCCCTGTAATCCCGATACTCTTCCGATCTACAATTCCGCGCCTTACAAGCTCGTTGAGCGCTACCTCGATAGACGACAAGGTGCTGCGGCGATCCGCGAACCCGACAAGGTTTTTGGCGTTCGCCTCGTCCTGGTCCTTCGCCGACCCGTCAAGTCCAACGGGCCGAGGCCGTTGTACGCTCAGAACCGCATATCCGGCATTCGAATAGAGCTGGATTGGGAATTCGTCCCCGGTTCCACCCCGCAGAAAGCCCCTCGATATATATTGCACCACAATGGTGGGATATGCCCTGCCGGGTTGGTAGCCGACAGGGTAGACCAGATCCTCGAAGCTCTGCAGGCCAAGATCGTTGAGGCTGTTGATGCGCTCCGTCTTGCCGAGCGTCAGGTTTGCGAATTCTGGATTGGGATCGAACAATAGCTCTACCTGTGATCGTTTGAGGTCGATCCGGGCGAGATGTCGGGGAACCAGCGACTGTTCGCGAGCGCATAGCAGATCATCCCCCAGTGGCTGGCAGTCGACCAGATAGTCTTGTGTTTGATAGAGCCGCCTGACGCGATTGTTGACCAAGTTCCATTCATAGATACCGGTCAAGCTATTGGCCCAACCCTCACGCCGAAGGAAGCGGACGGAATTTTTATGGGCCGTCTTCCAAATCGGTCCGATGGCGTTAGCACAGCTCTCAGCCGGGCAGTGCGTCGCGGTTCCGTCGCGCGACCGTACTGTCGGGCGGGTCACAGGTATCAGTGCCGTCGATCCCATAGTCGAGAGCCACGCGTCGGGAGGGTTGGCTGACATAAGAGCATTCTCGTCTCCACGCGGGGATCGGGGAGCGGGGGTTTCGAGCACGGCCCGCTCGGCGTCGCTGGCTGGACGTTCTGTCCCGCTGGAGAGATCGAGCGCTGTAAAAGCGGATGGCAGACCATCTTTCGCGATTGGACGATTGCTTGCGACTGGCGAGTACCGGTCATCATAATGATAGCCGGTGCGTCCCTCGATATTTATCTGCTCCCTGGTGCGGGCAAGGGCCGGTCGGGTCGAATAGATCAGGGTCTTCCCGTTCGGGAGCAGTCGAAATGCCTCAATGTCGATGTCGGTGCGTGTGATGGCATGACTATCGCTTCCGTCTGTGCGGGCCAGCCATATTTGCGTTGGACCATTTTCCCGCTTGAGGAAAAGGATTGATTTGCCGTCGTTCGACCATTGCGGCGTGATGGGGAGGGGAATGCCGGACGGCATGCCGCTCTTGCCGAAACCATCGAGCGTAGCCCTGATCAAATCCCCGCCCAGGTCAACCGGCTGGGGTATGGCTCCTGGCCGTAGCGGCACGACAAACATACCGAGGCAATAGCTGTTGGTTTCAGGGATCGCTTGGCGCAATTGCAATGCCACGGCTCGCCCGTCCGGCGAGATGGCGAATAAGCTGTGTTCAGGCAGCTCATTATTGGCTGGCCCGATGTCACGCAGGCTGACCAAATCCGCTGCTGTCAGCGCCCGGCGATATTCTTTGGGGTTAATCGAGGTAGGGGGGGTAAGGTTTCGACATTCCGTGGACGTTGGTGGTTGAACGGCCTGCGCTGTCGGTTGAGTGAAGGCAGCAGACGTGGAAGCCAGAAGCAGGGCGATGTTGATCGGCATGGATTTTTACCACTTTTTCGAAAGGGTGAGACTGACGGCGCGTCCCGTCGCCGGATAATTTGTCGAATCGAACCCCGGATCGACGCTGCTCGCGCTGCGAATGCGGGAGGGCCCACGGTCGAAGATGTTGGACAATGAGAGGGTCGCATCCACGTCCTGGAGTGGACCCATTTGGGCGCTGCTGTGCCATTGGGCTACCATATCGACCGAGAAGAAGGATCCGACGCGGACGTTGGGAGCGCGGCGGTTATCCAATGTTCCGCCGATATAGCTTCCAAAGATCGAGACGCTGAAAGGCTCATGATCCCAGGTCCCGCCGGCTTGAGCTCGCCAGTGCGGTGGATTGAAGATCGTGCCGGCCTTCTGGATAGCCGTTTGCCCGGACACAAGCTGGAGTTCACTTTTGAGATAGCTGGCAGAGCCAGTCAGATTGAGCTTGTCAGCCTTCCCGAGCGTGAGGCTGTAGTTCACTGCTAGGTCAAAGCCGTCGGCTGATTGCGTAGAGATATTCTGGAGCCGGTTGTCGATGATCGCGATGACCGTGGCGGGATCATAGGCACGTCCGGTAAAGTTCTCCAATCCAAACAGGGCGGCGTACGTCGCTGCATCAATGGCAGCACCAGACGGCTGGTTCTGAATGAACGGACTGAACGCAAGGTTCGAGAGCGCGCCAAAAAGCGAACTTATCGGAGTTCCAACGCGGTTGCCGTATCGGATGTTGAAATAGCTCCCCTCGACCTTCAGTCCGTCGAGAAATTGTGGCGTTAGTTCGACGGTCACGGACCATGTCGTCGCTCGTTCGGGCTTTAGGGTGTCATTCCCGTCGGCCGCATAAAGGACGCTGTCAGTCGGTGCAGTCCCGCTACCGAAGAAGGAGGCGGGCAGCAGCAGTGTTTGATAGCCTCTGGACTGATCGTAGAGCGTTGGAGCCTTGAAGGACTTTCCCCAGTTTGCGCGCAGCGCGACAGAGCGGTCGGGGCGATAAACGACGCCGATCTTGGGCGCCGCGATGCTACCGACATCATAATGCTTCTCATATCGCAAGGCGCCGGTCAGCAGCAGGGAGTGGATAAGTGGAAGGCTGTTTCCCTCTCCCACAATCGGAACCGCGATTTCTCCGAATGCATAGGCAACGTCCCGATGGCGATCGAAAGACTGGATCGGGGTCACGGTCGTCCCGGTCGTCTGTGAGCTATCGGTCTTCAGGCTGACGGATCGATATCCACCGCCGAGCGCCAGTCGGACGTCGCCGCCAGGCAGAGTGAGCAGAGGCCCTTCCGCAAAGGCTTCGGCGCCTTTGGTCCCGTTTTTGTATCGGACGTCGCGATGAACGTTAAGGCTGCCATTCGTGTAGGTGTCGCCGGGCACGCGGCTGGTGCTCATCCCGTAAGTGCCGTTGAGCCGGGCTTCCCATCCGGCCCCCAGGCGAATGCGCAGCGAGGGGGAAACGGAGAAGGTTTTGACCAGAGGCCGGGTGACGACTCCGTTGGTGAAGATGTCCTGATCCACGAAACTGGGCAGGTAGAGCGTCGACCGGCGGTTGCTATACTGCCCGTCAAACTCAAAGGTCAGGGCGTCGCCGAATTCCTGATGCCCAGACAATATGGCGCTGATCTGGCGTTGTCGCGGGATGAGGGTCGCTGAGCCGTCGACGGCATCAGCGAACGATCTCTGGCCAGCTCTGATGCCGGTCGAGTGGCGATAGTCGGCCGTGGCGAGTATGCCGCCGGTCGACCATTTTGTTCCAGTGACAGCGCTATATTGCTGCTCGGTGCCGGCGCCTCTTGTCGTGGTTCCCAGCCGCGCGGAGGTCCAAAGTCCCTCAAAGTCTCGTCGCAGGATGATGTTGGCGACACCCGCAACCGCGTCCGATCCGTACTGTGCCGACGCGCCGTCCGCGACAATCTCGATCCGGTCGACCGCTGCGAGCGGAATAGACGATATATCGACACCCTGCGACACGCCGTCATAGGCAATGCGGTGGCCGTTCACGAGCGTCAGCGTCGCATCAGCGCCCAGCCCCCGGAGATTGAGCGTGGAGGAGGAGGTCAGATTTTCATTGCCACCCTGTGCGCCGGCACCCACCACGCCCGGATTCTGGCCCCCACTGTAATTCTGTGGCAGGTCGCGGACATAGGCGCCAAGGTCGGATCGGCCCCGCCGCACGATGTCGCTCCGGGTCGCGGAGATAATCTGTGAAACCGGTTCACTCCCCCGAATGCGCGATCCGGTCACGAACAGCTCGACTACATTCGCCGGATCTGAAGGAAGACCCGACGCTTCCGATCGCCCCCGGATCAGGATCACGTCCTTTTGAAAGTCTGCGACAAGATCCGATCCGCGAAGGAGGAGCTGCACAGCCTCGTCGGCGCCAAATCGCCCGTGGAGCCGGGGCGCCCGCTTGCCCGCGACGGCATCGGTATCGAAGATGATTTCGCGCCCGGAAAGGCGGCTGACGGCCCGGAGCGAGTTCCCCAGGTCGTCCGCGGGAAGGTTATATTCCTGGGCACTGGTCGCCTGCGCGAACGCACCGGGCACACTGGTCACTTGTACTGCTGCAACCGCAAGAAGCAGTTGGATTTTAAGCTTGTTCCGCATACGCACCATCACCGGCCCCCGCTCATTTCCCGCCCTTTTGGCGGGACCTCACGGAGTGCATCGCAACAAAAGTGCAATCTACGGGGTCGCCTTTCAAATAAATGTCACCGGCCTTTACCGCCGGCGAAGAACGATCATGTTCGGGGTTTCACGCTTGGCTTCGAGATCGAAGAGTGAAGCCAGCCGACCGGCAACCTGCTCCGGGCTGTCAACGCGGAAACGGCCTGAAACCTTGAGATTGCCGATCGAAGGATCGGCCAGGCGAATCGCGGTCAGGGAATCGCGGTTCGTTTCCGACACGACAGCAGACAGAGGCGCGCCATCAAACTCACGCACCAGCGAAAATTCGGGCTGATTGTCTGTCGCTGGGAGTCCCGATCCTGCTTCCGTCGCGCCAAGCCGCTGAACCGGTAGCGCGAAACTCAGTTCATCGCCAATGCTTAACCTCGTGACGGTGGAATGGACCGGTTGGCCAGAAGATCGCGCGGGTCGCTCAACATCGATCGCGCCCCGCAGCAGGCGGACGACAACGCGCCCGGGCGAGGTCAGGCTGACATCAAAGAGCGTGCCGCGCGCCGTGACACGTCCGCCGCCGGCGGACACGGTGAACGGCCTCCGCTCATGCGCGACATCGAATCGGGCACTGCCGCGCTCCAGTCGCAATTCGCGCCGGTCTGCGTCATATTGCGTGCGCACTATCGTGTCCGCTTCGAGCGCGACCACGGAACCATCGGGCAGCTTCACGCTGCGTCTGGTTGCACCGACCGTGGAATAGGAGCGGCTGTCGCCGATGGCCACCTTCGACATCAACGTCTGCGGGGCGCGATCGGGGCGGGGGCGGCTGAAACCGACCCAGCCCGCAACCCCCAGAGCGAGGACCAGGGCGGCGGAAATCGCGTAGATGCGCCACGGCGTTTCCGGGACGTAAGGGGTGCTGGCAGGAGCCGTGGACTTTTCATGGGCCAGAAATCGCCCGATGGCGAAGATTTCGCCGGCTCGATTATAAGCTCCCAGATGGGCGGCTCCCAGCGAGAGCCATTTCTCGAACTCCGGGCGATACGTCTCGGCGTCCGGACCGCGCATCCGCGCGAACCACAAGCTCGCTTCCTCAAGAAGCTGGTCCATACGCTCAGGCTCCGATGACATGCCGGTCTCAGGCATCGAAGCCAATGGATTTGCTTATGCGCACGATTGCCTGGGCCACATGCCACTCCACGGTTCGAATGCTGATGCCAAGTTGATCGGCGATTTGACGATATCCGAATTCTTCCGCCCGATGCAGCAAATACACTTCCTTTGTCTTGGGCGGAAGCCCGTCGATCGCCTTGCGATAGCGCTCGCGCATATCGCTGACCTCGGCGGCTACGTCCGGTGCTATCGGTTCCATTCCGCCTCCGATCTCCATTTGGCTGGATCGCTCAGACCTTGCCCATGCTCGAACCCTGTCTGCCAGAAGATGGCGCACGATGCCATGCAGATAGGCGCCCGGGTTTGCTCGGGCTGCACCCGAGGGCGAGGCCACGAGCCGCAGAAATGCCTCCTGAACGATATCGTTTCGATCCTCTTCCGCCCAGATCCGACGCTTGAGAAAGCGCCGCAATCGTGGAGCCTCGATCCGGTAGACTTGATCGAACCCATCTGCATCAGCAGTCGCGTCGGCAGGGCTGCTGCTGGCCCTTGCCCGATTCCGATGTGGCAGCATGGGTCAAGATGCTGCCGGACGATCCGCGACGCGGATTGAATGAAGGTGAACATTTCTTGATAACATGACAAGGCCACCGATCGGCGGCGGGTCTATCTGTCCAATGCCTGAGCCCAACCATCAGGGATGGGCTCCTTGTCATGCCTGGTAGGTTAATCCTGCAACGGGTCCCAGCCAATTTTCCACGTTGCGTCATGAAGTTGCTTCAATTTTCTTACGCTTGCAAGCCTGAGTTTTTCAGGCCTCTTTCATGCGCCAATGGGCCGCCATTACCGAGCGCTGCCTTTGTCCGGGTCGGATTTTGCTGTGCGAGCGTAACGAGCTGATCGAAAAAGCTGTCCAGCTCCTCAATCGCCTCTGGGGTCAATTCGACGATTTTTCGGCGTCCGTCTTTG
This region of Sphingobium sp. EM0848 genomic DNA includes:
- a CDS encoding Atxe2 family lasso peptide isopeptidase: MPINIALLLASTSAAFTQPTAQAVQPPTSTECRNLTPPTSINPKEYRRALTAADLVSLRDIGPANNELPEHSLFAISPDGRAVALQLRQAIPETNSYCLGMFVVPLRPGAIPQPVDLGGDLIRATLDGFGKSGMPSGIPLPITPQWSNDGKSILFLKRENGPTQIWLARTDGSDSHAITRTDIDIEAFRLLPNGKTLIYSTRPALARTREQINIEGRTGYHYDDRYSPVASNRPIAKDGLPSAFTALDLSSGTERPASDAERAVLETPAPRSPRGDENALMSANPPDAWLSTMGSTALIPVTRPTVRSRDGTATHCPAESCANAIGPIWKTAHKNSVRFLRREGWANSLTGIYEWNLVNNRVRRLYQTQDYLVDCQPLGDDLLCAREQSLVPRHLARIDLKRSQVELLFDPNPEFANLTLGKTERINSLNDLGLQSFEDLVYPVGYQPGRAYPTIVVQYISRGFLRGGTGDEFPIQLYSNAGYAVLSVQRPRPVGLDGSAKDQDEANAKNLVGFADRRSTLSSIEVALNELVRRGIVDRKSIGITGLSDGSSTVQFAALHSDLFAAGAVSACCWDPIQDIVFGPATTAMLHRIGWPKLIDDNPDFWSQVSLARNPRKVRFPLLFSSSDDELLSALQSYTALRQARMPVDMFVFPDEYHIKWQPSHRLAVYERSLDWFNFWLKHELPEEGRRQAEARNWEVLRDGHEKLREDQLSAMTATSNGKGG
- a CDS encoding FecR domain-containing protein, with the protein product MDQLLEEASLWFARMRGPDAETYRPEFEKWLSLGAAHLGAYNRAGEIFAIGRFLAHEKSTAPASTPYVPETPWRIYAISAALVLALGVAGWVGFSRPRPDRAPQTLMSKVAIGDSRSYSTVGATRRSVKLPDGSVVALEADTIVRTQYDADRRELRLERGSARFDVAHERRPFTVSAGGGRVTARGTLFDVSLTSPGRVVVRLLRGAIDVERPARSSGQPVHSTVTRLSIGDELSFALPVQRLGATEAGSGLPATDNQPEFSLVREFDGAPLSAVVSETNRDSLTAIRLADPSIGNLKVSGRFRVDSPEQVAGRLASLFDLEAKRETPNMIVLRRR
- a CDS encoding benenodin family lasso peptide, producing MKYIQTRDDDLIDMGAVIEATKGGGAMILDHQQSMMPIGLSDD
- a CDS encoding RNA polymerase sigma factor; its protein translation is MLPHRNRARASSSPADATADADGFDQVYRIEAPRLRRFLKRRIWAEEDRNDIVQEAFLRLVASPSGAARANPGAYLHGIVRHLLADRVRAWARSERSSQMEIGGGMEPIAPDVAAEVSDMRERYRKAIDGLPPKTKEVYLLHRAEEFGYRQIADQLGISIRTVEWHVAQAIVRISKSIGFDA
- a CDS encoding TonB-dependent receptor, whose protein sequence is MTSVPGAFAQATSAQEYNLPADDLGNSLRAVSRLSGREIIFDTDAVAGKRAPRLHGRFGADEAVQLLLRGSDLVADFQKDVILIRGRSEASGLPSDPANVVELFVTGSRIRGSEPVSQIISATRSDIVRRGRSDLGAYVRDLPQNYSGGQNPGVVGAGAQGGNENLTSSSTLNLRGLGADATLTLVNGHRIAYDGVSQGVDISSIPLAAVDRIEIVADGASAQYGSDAVAGVANIILRRDFEGLWTSARLGTTTRGAGTEQQYSAVTGTKWSTGGILATADYRHSTGIRAGQRSFADAVDGSATLIPRQRQISAILSGHQEFGDALTFEFDGQYSNRRSTLYLPSFVDQDIFTNGVVTRPLVKTFSVSPSLRIRLGAGWEARLNGTYGMSTSRVPGDTYTNGSLNVHRDVRYKNGTKGAEAFAEGPLLTLPGGDVRLALGGGYRSVSLKTDSSQTTGTTVTPIQSFDRHRDVAYAFGEIAVPIVGEGNSLPLIHSLLLTGALRYEKHYDVGSIAAPKIGVVYRPDRSVALRANWGKSFKAPTLYDQSRGYQTLLLPASFFGSGTAPTDSVLYAADGNDTLKPERATTWSVTVELTPQFLDGLKVEGSYFNIRYGNRVGTPISSLFGALSNLAFSPFIQNQPSGAAIDAATYAALFGLENFTGRAYDPATVIAIIDNRLQNISTQSADGFDLAVNYSLTLGKADKLNLTGSASYLKSELQLVSGQTAIQKAGTIFNPPHWRAQAGGTWDHEPFSVSIFGSYIGGTLDNRRAPNVRVGSFFSVDMVAQWHSSAQMGPLQDVDATLSLSNIFDRGPSRIRSASSVDPGFDSTNYPATGRAVSLTLSKKW